The genomic segment CGGGCGACCCCCTTACGCGGGCCATGCAGGAGGCCGAGGTGGCGGCGCGGAAGATATCCGTCGGGGACGCGGAAGCCCTGGAGCTAAGCCCGCAGACGTCCTACATCCGCAGGCTGCAGCACCAGGTAGCCGAGCGGTTCCGCGTAAGCTCTCATTCCGATGGACGCGAGCCTTTCCGGCGGGTGCGCCTGTTCCGGGGGTATCGCCACGGCTAGCTCCGGCGGCCTGTTCATCACCTTTGAAGGCGGCGAGGGGAGCGGCAAGACCACCCAGGCCCGCCTGCTGGCGCGACGCCTTCGGCGCCGCGGAGTGGACGTTCTGCTCACCCACGAGCCGGGCGGCACGCCCCTGGGCGAGCGGGCGCGACGCATCCTGAAAGGCGCCATCCCGGCCTCTCCGCTGGCGGAGCTGCTCCTCTTCGCGGCGGCCCGCGCACAGCTTGTCGCGGGCGTCCTGCGCCCCGCGCTGGAGGCGGGTACGTGGGTCGTCTGCGACCGCTATACGGACTCGACAGTCGCCTATCAGGGCTATGGGCGCGGGCTGGACATGGCGGCCATCCGCGCCGTCAACGCCCTGGCGACGGGCAGCCTGCGGCCATCGCTCACGTTCCTTCTGGATGTGCCCGTAGAGGCGGGGCTGCGCCGCAAGGGCGCCTCCGACGACCGTTTTGAAGGGGAAGGGCTGGCCTTTCATCGGCGCGTGCGCTCCGGCTACCGGGAACTGGCGCGGCGGGAGTCGGGACGCGTCGTGGTCGTTGACGGGCGGGAAGCCGCATCGGTGATCGCCCGGCGCATCTGGGCGCGCGTGGAGCCGCTGCTGGGCTAAGAGGGCCGCCCCAGTACAGCGCCTTGACAGGGGCGTGCCCGTCCTGCTACAATAGCCCGCGTTCCAACTGAATATTTGCACAGTTGCAGGGGAAGCCGGTGAGACTCCGGCACTGTCCCGCAACGGTAATTCGGCCAGTGGGTGGCCGATCAGTCCGATCGACTGTCTGTGCAAGGAGCAACAGCCTTCGAGGAAAGGCAAGGGTCTCAGGACAGACTAGTCCCGTTATCCCTCGCCGTGAAGGCGAGGGATTTTTGTTCACCTCGCCATTGAAGGCGAGGTTCTTTTGTTTATTGGACAAAAGGGGAGGAGTTTGCAATGAGACAAACACAGACTGTATGCTTGGTCTTTATTGGCCTCCTGGCCGTCTTGGCGGCAAGTTGTGCCCCCTCGCTGGCGGACACTCCAGCGACACCCACCAGGTTGTCAGCTCCCCTTCCAGCGGCCACCCCAACCCCACCTTTGGCAACTCAGCAGCCCCAGCCAGTCGTCCTCACACCTAAGAAAGGAGGCGCTTTCACCTACGGCAGCCAGCTTCGCCAGATTGACCACGACCCGCACGCGTCCGCCTCCATCCTCTTTGACTGGGACCTAGTAGCAAACGGCCTTCTGGACATGGACAACGACACTCAGGCCCCCAAGCCGGACCTGGCCGAGCGATGGGAAGTGAGCAAGGATGGGAAGGTCTACACCTTCTACCTGCGCAAGGGAGTCAAGTTCCAGAACGTTGACCCGGTGAACGGACGCGAGCTGACCGCGGACGATGTTGTGTACAGCTTCGAACGTATCCGTACTAACCACCCACGCTTCATCCGCCGAAGCCTCTTCAGCGATGTGGTCGCCATCACGGCGCCGGATCGTTACACCATCCAGTTCAGCCTGAGGGAGCCGCTCGGCCCATTCCTCGTCTACGTTGCCAGCAACTACAACAAGGTTGTTGCGAAAGAGGTCGTGGACAAGTTTGGCGACCTTCAGCCCAAAGAGTCCACCATCGGCACGGGGCCGTACATGGTCAAGACGTGGCGCGACCCCCTGTTCGCCGAGATGGTACGGAATCCTGATTACTGGGACAAAGACCGGCCAAGTCTGGACGTGGCACGGTTCCAAGTCATTGAGGATGACATTACACGAGTCGCAGCGCTGCGCACGGGCCAGATTGATGTGGCGCCTCGTGTGCCTCCCAGCGCTTACGAGTCGGTCAAAACGAGCACAAACATAGAATGGGACCGCGAGGCCTTTCCGTCAGCGATACAAATGATGTTCCGCCTGGACCGGAAGCCCTGGAACGATGTGCGCGTCCGCCGGGCGGTCCACCTAGCCATCGACCGCGATGACGTGATAAGTGGCGCACATGAAGGCGCGGCAGTGATATCAGGGCCGCTGCCACCACTCGTCGTCAGGTGGGCGGCACTCCAGCCCGACGAGTTGCGCCAGATGCCCGGTTACCGCCAACCCAAGGGTGACGACATAGCAGAGGCAAAACGACTTCTCGCCGAGGCAGGATATCCTCATGGCTTTGAGGCGACCATGCCTGTCTCCGATTACTCCCCGCTCGTGAATCTCCGCCCTCCGGAAGTGATCCAAAATCAACTACAAAAAATAGGAGTCCAACTGAACTTCAGGAAGCTGGAGCAAGCCGCATATATCGGGGCCGAACGTCGAGGTGACTTCGAAGTCATTGTCCGCTCCATAGGCAGCGGAGACATAGAGCCTGATGCTTATCTTAGTCCTGTTTACACAAAGGAAGGCTCACGCAATCCCGTGGGTCTTTACGACCCCCGACTGGAGGACTTGCTTCTGCGCGGCAGGCGTAGCCTAGACAGAGAGGAACGCAGACGTATCTATCGGGATGCACAGTTGCTCATAATAGACCAGGCTTATCGGGCATACATAGATGAACCTTTCTTCTACACAGGGAAACGGAAGTCCGTGCGGAACTATAACGGCCAGTGGACCTTCGACAACCGCCAAATCGTTGATGTCTGGTTGGACAGATAAGCCCCGCGCCTTGACAGGGGCGTGCCCGTCCTGCTACCATTCTGCCCAGTCCCACAAGCGCATAGCGCACAGACGCAGGGTAAGCCGGTGAGAGTCCGGCGCTGTCCCGCAACGGTGATTCGGCCAGACGGCCGATAAGTCCGGTCACCTGCTCGTGCGAGAACCCATCCGCCTTCGAGGAAAGGCCAGGGCCTGCGGACGCCCCGAGTCCGTTCTCCCTCGCCGTCAAGGCGAGGTTTTTGTTTTTCTGGAGGTCATCGTGCAACGGCGCGTCAGTTTGGTGGAGCGCTACGCCCTGCCCCCGCGGGCGATCGAGGAGCGCAGCTTTCAGATTATCGAGGGGCTACTGCCGCGCCTGGACTGCTCCCGCTCGGAGCGGCAGGTCATCGCGCGGATCGTCCACGCCGCGGGCGACGCGGACGTGGCGAAGGCGGTGCGCCTGCACCCGCGCGCGCTGGAAGCGGCCACGGCTGCCCTGAAGGGGGGCGCGCCCATCTACACCGACGTCCGCATGGTGGCGGTCGGCGTCAGCCCGGCCCTTCTGAAGCATTGTGGGTGCGAGATATACTGCGTCATAGCCGACCCCCAGGTGGCGGCTCGCGCCCGTGCGGAGGGCACGACGCGCGCCATCGCGGCCATGCGCCACCTTGCGCCGAAGCTCACGGACGCCGTCGTCGCCATTGGCAACGCCCCCACGGCGCTGCTGGCGCTGCTGGACCTGGTGGATGCGGGCGTCGCCCGCCCCGCGGCCATCGTGGGGATGCCCGTGGGCTTCGTCGCCGCGCCCGAGTCCAAGGCGGAGTTGATGCAGCGCGACATCCCCTACATCACGGTGGAAGGCCCCCGCGGCGGCAGCGCCATGGCGGCCGCGACACTGAACGCGCTGCTCCTGCTGGCGCGGGACGGGCCGGGCGGCTCGCCGGTCTCAATCTAGCTGGAAATCCTGGAAGGAGGAAGGTCATGGATACTCTTATTGGCGGAGTCCTTCGGAACCCCACGGCCGTGCGCACCGGCGGCCTCATAGGCGTCGTGGTGCTCGGCTTCTTCGTCCTGGCGTTCGACCAGGGGCAGGTGCTCAGCGCGGTCATGGGGAACGTAGCGTACCAGCAGAACTGGCTCCACGAGTTCTTCCATGACGTCCGGCATACGGGCGCTTTCCAGTGCCACTAGGGATTTCCAGACGCGCTCCCGAAGCGGGGCGCGGTCTATAGTCGTATGGGTTCAGCGCCTATCCAATAACTGAGCATTCACAGAGAGTGCAGAGAGGGCGGACTCCTCTCTGTCGGGGGTCTGGGGGTGTCCCCCACCTTCCTTTCTTTCCTCCCCCGCTCCCTTGCCAAGGGAGCGGGGGATACAGGGGGTGAGGGTTGTGGGATAGGCTTTTAGTCGGTCAAGAAACGGGAGTCGCATATGCTTACCGGTATGACTGCATTCAAGGCAGCGGTCCTGGCGGGGCTTATCACTGGGCTCCTCGTGGCGGTCTTCCACTCCGTGTTCACTGAGCCGGTCATTGACCGCGCCATTGCGCTGGAGGAGCAGGCGGCCGCCGCACGTGGCGGGCACGAGGAGCAGCCCGTGGTCTCCCGTGATATCCAGAAGGGCCTTGGTCTGTTCTTGGGCTGGGGCCTGTACGGCGCCCTGGCCGGGGTGGTCTTTGCCGGCGTGTTCACGCTCGCCCAGGACAAGCTGCCGGGCGACGCCCCCTGGCGCAGGGGCCTGGCCCTGGCCGGGCTGGCCTTCCTCGGCGTGGCGCTCCTCCCGTTCCTGAAGCACCCCGCTAACCCGCCTGGCGTGGGCGACGCGGACACTCACTCTTTCCGGGTCACTATCCAGCTCGTGTTCCTCGCCCTCTCCGTCGCCGGAACGGTCGGCGCCGTGGCGCTGCACCGCGCCCTTGCCGGGCGGCCCGCGACGCCCCGATGGATCGCGGGCTGGCCCGTTGCGCTGGCGGCATTCGGCGTGTACGCGGCGGCCATCTACCTGCTGGTGCCGTCCAATCCCGACGTGGTCAACGCCCCTCTGGACATGGTGACGACGTTCCGGGCGCTGTCGCTGGGGGGGCTGGCGCTCCTCTGGGCCGCCCTGGGACTCCTCTTTGGCATCTTCTCCAGCCTGCTCGCTCCACGGACGGCCCTTCCACGGAAGGGGGGCGTCCTGTCGAACCAGATGAACGCCGTGCCGTAGCGGTCGCTGCGCGCGCGGGACCGGACGAAGGGGAGGGTACACACGTGACGGTGGCCGTTGTGCTGTTGGGCCACGGGAGTCGCCGTGGCTCGCACACGGACATGGGCCTTCAGGACGTGACGCAGCGCCTGCGGCAGCGGATGGGACCTGACATCCCCGTCCGCATGGCCGGATGGGAGTTCACCCAACCCAGCCTCGCGGAGGCGGTGGGAGACCTTGTCCGGCAGGGCGCGCGGCGCGTTCTCGTCATGCCCTATTTCCTCTTCGACGGCAAGCACGTGCTGGAGGAGATACCGGAGGAGATGGAGCGGCTGCGCGCGGCGCACCCGGGCGTGGAACTGCGCGTGACGCGCACGCTGGACGTGGATGCCCGAATCGCGCAGCTCGCGGCGGAGCGCGTCCGGCGCGCCCTGGGGAACGACAGCCCCGGCCCGGATGTGGGCATCGTCGTGGTGAACCGGGGCAGCAGACGCAGGTACAATCCCGGCGACCACCTGCGTCAGCTCACCGCCATGACGGCGGAGGTCGTGGGCCACGGGGTGCGCGCCCACCACGCCCAGGCCGAGTACGAGCACCCCACCATCGAAGAGGCGGCGGAGGCGCTGGCCGCGGCGGGAGCGCGGACGCTCGTCGTCCTGCCGTACATTCTCTTCCCCGGCAAAGTGCTGTACGATAACATCCTGCCCGCCGCGCGCCGCGTCCAGGCGCGTTTCCCGGCGCTTTCCGTGCGCATGGCGGTGACCCTGGGGGTTGACGACAGGATGGTGGACGTGGCGTACGAGCGGCTGCGCGAGGCGGGCCTGCCCGCGTCCGCGCTCGCGACATAACGGCTCCGCGTCGAGCTCATTTCAGAATAGCAGCGGTCCAGCTTTACGCGGGAGGTTCAGGAGAGCGGCGCCCTCCTGACGGGGGTTGGGGGGTGTCCCCCCCGCCCTGTTTGTATAGGTGGGGTGGGGACACCCCAGCCTACAAGAACTCTCCGGACAGGCACGAGAAAGTCACCCGCGATGGTCCAGGCCAATAACAAGAACGCCCCTGAGCCTCCGGAGCGCAAGCGTGGCGGCCTGCGCCGGGGCTACACCACGGGCGCCTGCGCCACGGCGGCCGCGAAGGCTGCGGCGCTCGCCCTGCTCACCGGCGCGCCCGTCGAGTCCGTCGAGATAGCGCTGCCCATCGGCCAGAAGGCGACGTTCGCGCTGCACCGCTGCGCGCTGGACGGCGACCGCGCGGAGTGCTCCGTCATCAAGGACGCGGGCGACGACCCCGACGTCACGCACGGCGCGGAGATATGCGCGACGGTCGCGTGGGCGGACGAGCCCGGAGTGCATCTGGAGGGCGGCTCCGGCGTGGGCGTCATCACCAAGCCCGGCATCGGCCTGCCCGTCGGCGCGCCCGCCATCAACCCGGTGCCGCGCCAGATGATAACGTCGCACGTGCGGGAGGCGCTTGGCGAGCGGCTCAAGTCGCGCGGCGTCACCGTCGCCATCTCCGTGCCGAACGGCCAGGAGATGGCCAAGAAGACGCTGAACGCGCGACTGGGCATCGTCGGCGGCATCTCCATCCTGGGCACGAAAGGCATCGTCATCCCCTACTCCACGGCGGCGTACCGCGCCAGCATCTCGCAGGGCATTGACGTGGCGCTGGCGAACGGGGCCGACCACGTCGTGCTGACCACGGGCGGCAAGAGCGAGAAGTTCGCCATGAAGATACTGCCCGACCTTCGGGAGGAGGCCTTCGTCCAGATGGGCGACTTCGTCGGCTTCTCCCTGAAGGAGTGCGTCAAGAAGCGCGTCCGGCAGGTCACCATCGCGGGGATGATAGGTAAGCTGTCGAAGCAGGCCACGGGCACGATGCAGACGCACGCCGCCGGCTCCGAGGTGGACATGTCCATGCTGGCGGAGGTCGCGGCGTCCTGCGGCGCGCCGCCGAAGGTCGTCGAGGACGTGCGCGGCGGGAACACGGCGCGGCACTTCATGGAGATGATGCTGGCGAACAACCTGCCGCAGGCGTTGCAGGAGATCACCCGACGCGCCGCGCAGGCCGCGTGGGACCACGTCGGCGGCGCCATCCCCGTGGAGTGCATCATGACCGACTTCGACGAGGGCGTCGTGCTAGGCCGCGTGCGGCTGGAGAGCAAAGGGACGGCGCAGGCGAGTAGATGATCACGCTGTCATTCCAAGTCCTTCCCCCAGGCTGCCGCGGCAGGAGACCCCTCGCGGAGTCTGTCCTGAGCAAAGCCGAAGGACTCGGGGTGACATCTCAATACTCACAGTGGTGAGCATGACAAACGTACCAGACAGACCAACGGCAAGCGCACCCTGGCTCCTCGGCATCCCGGACGCCGAGTTCCACCAGCGCACGCCGCTCAAGGGCCTCATCACGAAGGCGGAGGTGCGCGTCATCGCGCTCGCCAGGATGCGTCTGCGCGAGGACAGCGTCGCGTGGGACATCGGCGCGGGGTCCGGCTCGGTGAGCATCGAGGCGGCGCTGCTCGCGCGGCGCGGCGCGGTGTACGCCATCGAGAAGAACGCGGAGGACGCGGAGAACGTTCGCAGGAACATCCAGAAGTTCGGCGTCGCTAACGTCCACTTGACGGTCGGCACGGCGCCGGACGGCCTCGACGCCTGGCCCGACCCGGACGCGGTGTTCGTGGGCGGCACGGCGGGCCGCATGGAGGCGATTGTGCAGACGGCGTGCCGTAGGCTGCGGCCCGGCGGGCGGCTCGTGGTGGACTGCGCCACGGTGGAGAACCTGGCGGAGGCGATGTCCAGCCTCAAGGCGCTGGACATGGAGATAGACGCGACGCTGGTGAATATAGCGCGGAGCAAGGACGTCATCGGGCTGACGCGCTTCGAGGCGCTCAACCCCGTGTTCATCGTCACGGCGTGGCGGAAGGTTGAGCCGCAGTGAGAAGCTGTTCGAGAAAACGCCTCTGGCCTCTTACCGTCTTTCCGGCGCACAGCTTGCCCCGTATCGGGTACAGGGCAGGAATCCAGTGTCGCCCATTCGTCATTCCGGCGTACGCCGGAATCCAGCGTTCCCCCGCGCTTCTCTGGATACCGCCTTCCGCCGGTATGACATGGAATCGGGAACGTATTTCCAAAACAGGACACCGGCATCAGGGGGAGCGTTGACACATGATACTATACATAGTATCATGTGTCTGTCGGCTTAGATAAAGGCAGAGCAGTGGCTACTCTTCGTAAACTTGTTGAGCGTTTCCTGGCAGAGCCGCCAGACGTCACCTTTATCGAAGTACAAACGTTATTGAACGCATTCGGCTATCGGGAACGGCCCACAAAAAGCAGTCACCACGTCTTCGTACAGGCTGGGCGCTCGATCATTACCGTGCCCACGGTGGGCGGCAGGCGAGTGAAGCGAACGTACGTCAGGACGATCAATGACCTCCTGGAACTGGAGGAATGGTATGAAAAAGACGAGTGAGCATAAAGACCTGGAATACTACATGGCCCTCCGCTACCCCGTCACCGTACACCAGGAACCGGACGGCGGGTTGGTCGCGGAGATCGGAGAGCTTCCCGGGTGCATTACCCAGGCGGAAACGCTGGCGGAGCTTCTGCCGATGATTGAGGACGCGCGACGGGGGTGGATTGAGGCGGCTATTAACGAGGGGCAGGACATTCCGCTTCCGCGAGATATGGCGGGATTCAGCGGGCGCTTCGTCGTGCGGATGCCGCGGCGGCTTCATCGGGAGCTAGCGGAGGCTGCGGCGCGAGAGGGCGTGAGCCTCAATCAGCATATCGTCGCTCTGCTCTCGGAAAGGCACGCGTCACAACAGGTGCTGGCGCGGCTGGACAAGGCATTGGCCTATGTGCAATCCCCACCCAGCTTGCGCTACAAGATAGCCGAGGACCCCCTGCCCCTCGCAAAACAGACGTCGAGGAGGGCTGCATCATGACGCAGCCCAACGAAGGCCACATCGGACGGCTGTACGGCGTCGGCGTAGGGCCCGGCGACCCGGAGCTGCTGACGCTGCGCGCGCACCGGCTGCTCACGCAGTCGCCGGTGGTCTGCGTGCCCAAGCGCGGCCTCTCGGAGGACGGCTACTCGTGGGGCATCGTCAAGGGCTTCCTCGACGAGGCGAAGCAGGAGGTGCTGCCCCTGGAGTTCCCCATGACCAAGGACTTCGCGCTGCTCCGGGGCTACTGGGAGCGCGCCGTGGAGGCTATCTGGCAGCGATTGGCGCAGGGCAAGGACTGCGTCTTCATCACCGAGGGCGACCCGATGGTGTACAGCACCTTCGTCTACATCTACCGGACGATGCGCGAGAAGCACCCGGAGGTGGACATAGACATCGTCCCCGGCGTCAGCTCCATCACCGCGTCGGCGGCGCGCATCGGCGTGTCGCTGGCCGACGGCGACGACCGCATCGCCATCCTGCCCGCCGTGTACGAGGACGAGACGCTGCGCGACGCCTTCCAGAAGTTCGATACGGTCGTGCTGGTGAAGGTGAACCGGATGATTGACCGGCTGGTGGAGATTCTGGAGCCTCTGGGGCTGGTGGACAAGGCCGTCTTCATCAGCAAGGGCACCTCCGGCGAGGAGGAGATCGTGCGGGACATCCGCACGCTGCGCGGCAAGAAGCTGGAGTATATGTCTCTGGTGATTGTGCGGAAAGGCGGCAGCCATGAGCGATAACCCCGCGACGCTGGTGTACTTCATCGGCGGCGGGCCGGGCGACCCGGAGCTGCTCACGCTGAAGGCCGTGCGCGTG from the Dehalococcoidia bacterium genome contains:
- the tmk gene encoding dTMP kinase; protein product: MDASLSGGCACSGGIATASSGGLFITFEGGEGSGKTTQARLLARRLRRRGVDVLLTHEPGGTPLGERARRILKGAIPASPLAELLLFAAARAQLVAGVLRPALEAGTWVVCDRYTDSTVAYQGYGRGLDMAAIRAVNALATGSLRPSLTFLLDVPVEAGLRRKGASDDRFEGEGLAFHRRVRSGYRELARRESGRVVVVDGREAASVIARRIWARVEPLLG
- a CDS encoding ABC transporter substrate-binding protein, which encodes MATQQPQPVVLTPKKGGAFTYGSQLRQIDHDPHASASILFDWDLVANGLLDMDNDTQAPKPDLAERWEVSKDGKVYTFYLRKGVKFQNVDPVNGRELTADDVVYSFERIRTNHPRFIRRSLFSDVVAITAPDRYTIQFSLREPLGPFLVYVASNYNKVVAKEVVDKFGDLQPKESTIGTGPYMVKTWRDPLFAEMVRNPDYWDKDRPSLDVARFQVIEDDITRVAALRTGQIDVAPRVPPSAYESVKTSTNIEWDREAFPSAIQMMFRLDRKPWNDVRVRRAVHLAIDRDDVISGAHEGAAVISGPLPPLVVRWAALQPDELRQMPGYRQPKGDDIAEAKRLLAEAGYPHGFEATMPVSDYSPLVNLRPPEVIQNQLQKIGVQLNFRKLEQAAYIGAERRGDFEVIVRSIGSGDIEPDAYLSPVYTKEGSRNPVGLYDPRLEDLLLRGRRSLDREERRRIYRDAQLLIIDQAYRAYIDEPFFYTGKRKSVRNYNGQWTFDNRQIVDVWLDR
- a CDS encoding precorrin-8X methylmutase, which codes for MQRRVSLVERYALPPRAIEERSFQIIEGLLPRLDCSRSERQVIARIVHAAGDADVAKAVRLHPRALEAATAALKGGAPIYTDVRMVAVGVSPALLKHCGCEIYCVIADPQVAARARAEGTTRAIAAMRHLAPKLTDAVVAIGNAPTALLALLDLVDAGVARPAAIVGMPVGFVAAPESKAELMQRDIPYITVEGPRGGSAMAAATLNALLLLARDGPGGSPVSI
- a CDS encoding CbtB-domain containing protein — encoded protein: MDTLIGGVLRNPTAVRTGGLIGVVVLGFFVLAFDQGQVLSAVMGNVAYQQNWLHEFFHDVRHTGAFQCH
- a CDS encoding CbtA family protein, with the protein product MLTGMTAFKAAVLAGLITGLLVAVFHSVFTEPVIDRAIALEEQAAAARGGHEEQPVVSRDIQKGLGLFLGWGLYGALAGVVFAGVFTLAQDKLPGDAPWRRGLALAGLAFLGVALLPFLKHPANPPGVGDADTHSFRVTIQLVFLALSVAGTVGAVALHRALAGRPATPRWIAGWPVALAAFGVYAAAIYLLVPSNPDVVNAPLDMVTTFRALSLGGLALLWAALGLLFGIFSSLLAPRTALPRKGGVLSNQMNAVP
- a CDS encoding CbiX/SirB N-terminal domain-containing protein, yielding MTVAVVLLGHGSRRGSHTDMGLQDVTQRLRQRMGPDIPVRMAGWEFTQPSLAEAVGDLVRQGARRVLVMPYFLFDGKHVLEEIPEEMERLRAAHPGVELRVTRTLDVDARIAQLAAERVRRALGNDSPGPDVGIVVVNRGSRRRYNPGDHLRQLTAMTAEVVGHGVRAHHAQAEYEHPTIEEAAEALAAAGARTLVVLPYILFPGKVLYDNILPAARRVQARFPALSVRMAVTLGVDDRMVDVAYERLREAGLPASALAT
- a CDS encoding cobalt-precorrin-5B (C(1))-methyltransferase; amino-acid sequence: MVQANNKNAPEPPERKRGGLRRGYTTGACATAAAKAAALALLTGAPVESVEIALPIGQKATFALHRCALDGDRAECSVIKDAGDDPDVTHGAEICATVAWADEPGVHLEGGSGVGVITKPGIGLPVGAPAINPVPRQMITSHVREALGERLKSRGVTVAISVPNGQEMAKKTLNARLGIVGGISILGTKGIVIPYSTAAYRASISQGIDVALANGADHVVLTTGGKSEKFAMKILPDLREEAFVQMGDFVGFSLKECVKKRVRQVTIAGMIGKLSKQATGTMQTHAAGSEVDMSMLAEVAASCGAPPKVVEDVRGGNTARHFMEMMLANNLPQALQEITRRAAQAAWDHVGGAIPVECIMTDFDEGVVLGRVRLESKGTAQASR
- the cbiT gene encoding precorrin-6Y C5,15-methyltransferase (decarboxylating) subunit CbiT, encoding MTNVPDRPTASAPWLLGIPDAEFHQRTPLKGLITKAEVRVIALARMRLREDSVAWDIGAGSGSVSIEAALLARRGAVYAIEKNAEDAENVRRNIQKFGVANVHLTVGTAPDGLDAWPDPDAVFVGGTAGRMEAIVQTACRRLRPGGRLVVDCATVENLAEAMSSLKALDMEIDATLVNIARSKDVIGLTRFEALNPVFIVTAWRKVEPQ
- a CDS encoding type II toxin-antitoxin system HicA family toxin → MATLRKLVERFLAEPPDVTFIEVQTLLNAFGYRERPTKSSHHVFVQAGRSIITVPTVGGRRVKRTYVRTINDLLELEEWYEKDE
- the cobI gene encoding precorrin-2 C(20)-methyltransferase; the protein is MTQPNEGHIGRLYGVGVGPGDPELLTLRAHRLLTQSPVVCVPKRGLSEDGYSWGIVKGFLDEAKQEVLPLEFPMTKDFALLRGYWERAVEAIWQRLAQGKDCVFITEGDPMVYSTFVYIYRTMREKHPEVDIDIVPGVSSITASAARIGVSLADGDDRIAILPAVYEDETLRDAFQKFDTVVLVKVNRMIDRLVEILEPLGLVDKAVFISKGTSGEEEIVRDIRTLRGKKLEYMSLVIVRKGGSHER